A single genomic interval of Streptomyces graminofaciens harbors:
- a CDS encoding IclR family transcriptional regulator produces the protein MEHTQTYDGSTAPGEAGPSGADGNRLVGSDRVLAVLKELARYPDGVGLEELTRAIGSPKPTVHRALGALRRAGLADQDARGRYGLGDEFLRMAFAHHEVRPEHVRVRPVLEALAHRFGETAHYAVLDGREVVYRAKVDPPAGAVRLTSTIGGRNPAHTTAVGKLLLARELSALEEAEAWIGGSPLERRTPRTLCTAAELWRELVATRERGYGVDDQENETGVNCLALPLYLTSPTAPSGAVSVSALAYRTPLAALVDALEEIRALLGPLGEPHR, from the coding sequence ATGGAGCATACGCAGACGTACGACGGTTCGACAGCCCCCGGCGAGGCCGGTCCGAGCGGCGCCGACGGCAACCGTCTCGTGGGGTCGGACCGAGTGCTCGCGGTCCTCAAGGAGCTGGCCCGGTATCCCGACGGGGTGGGGCTGGAGGAGCTGACCCGGGCGATCGGCAGTCCCAAGCCGACCGTGCACCGGGCGCTCGGTGCCCTGCGGCGGGCCGGTCTCGCCGACCAGGACGCCCGCGGCCGCTACGGGCTCGGTGACGAGTTCCTGCGGATGGCGTTCGCCCACCACGAGGTCCGGCCCGAGCACGTCCGCGTCCGTCCCGTGCTGGAGGCGCTGGCGCACCGGTTCGGCGAGACGGCGCACTACGCGGTGCTCGACGGCCGTGAGGTCGTCTACCGCGCCAAGGTCGACCCGCCCGCCGGCGCGGTCCGGCTGACGTCGACGATCGGCGGGCGGAACCCCGCCCACACGACCGCCGTCGGAAAACTGCTGCTCGCCCGGGAGTTGAGCGCCCTGGAGGAGGCCGAGGCCTGGATCGGCGGTTCACCCCTGGAGCGTCGCACGCCACGGACGCTGTGCACGGCGGCCGAGCTGTGGCGCGAGCTGGTGGCCACCCGCGAACGGGGCTACGGCGTCGACGACCAGGAGAACGAGACCGGGGTCAACTGCCTCGCCCTGCCCCTGTATCTCACCTCGCCGACCGCTCCCTCCGGTGCCGTGAGCGTCAGCGCGCTGGCCTACCGGACGCCGCTCGCCGCCCTCGTCGACGCCCTCGAGGAGATCCGCGCCCTCCTCGGTCCGCTGGGCGAGCCGCACCGCTGA
- a CDS encoding fumarylacetoacetate hydrolase family protein, whose protein sequence is MYLMRIGAPGAEKPVARIDDETYVDLSDVVTDFDEAFFGSEGLERVRPLVAERAEAGQVSRFAGERVGAPIARPHQILCIGLNYRDHAAESGMAVPDEPILFTKSPNTLIGPNDDVRIPRGSTRTDWEVELGIVIGRRTSYLDSVEEARAAIAGYVVVNDVSERAFQLERGGQWAKGKSAETFNPAGPWLATTDEIDDVIALDMWLDVNGVRRQTGSTKTMIFDPYFIVHYLSQFLVLEPGDLINTGTPPGVGMGLTPPVYLQPGDVMELGIKHLGSQRQHVLGPR, encoded by the coding sequence GTGTACCTCATGCGCATCGGTGCCCCCGGCGCCGAGAAGCCCGTCGCCCGTATCGACGACGAGACCTATGTCGACCTCTCCGACGTCGTCACGGACTTCGACGAGGCGTTCTTCGGATCGGAGGGGCTCGAGCGCGTCCGTCCCCTCGTGGCCGAGCGGGCCGAGGCGGGGCAGGTGTCCCGCTTCGCCGGGGAACGTGTCGGCGCCCCCATCGCGCGCCCGCACCAGATCCTGTGCATCGGCCTCAACTACCGCGACCACGCTGCCGAGAGCGGCATGGCCGTGCCGGACGAGCCGATCCTGTTCACCAAGTCCCCCAACACGCTCATCGGCCCGAACGACGACGTACGCATCCCGCGCGGCTCCACCAGGACCGACTGGGAGGTGGAGCTGGGCATCGTGATCGGCAGGCGCACGAGCTATCTGGACTCGGTGGAGGAGGCGCGTGCCGCCATCGCCGGGTATGTCGTCGTCAACGACGTCAGCGAGCGCGCCTTCCAGTTGGAGCGGGGCGGGCAGTGGGCCAAGGGCAAGTCCGCCGAGACGTTCAACCCCGCCGGGCCCTGGCTCGCCACCACCGACGAGATCGACGACGTGATCGCGCTGGACATGTGGCTGGACGTCAACGGGGTGCGCCGGCAGACCGGCAGCACCAAGACGATGATCTTCGACCCGTACTTCATCGTGCACTACCTCAGCCAGTTCCTCGTCCTGGAGCCCGGCGACCTGATCAACACGGGCACCCCGCCCGGCGTCGGCATGGGCCTCACCCCGCCCGTGTATCTCCAGCCGGGCGATGTGATGGAGCTGGGCATCAAGCACCTCGGCAGCCAGCGCCAGCACGTGCTCGGGCCCCGGTGA
- a CDS encoding zinc-dependent alcohol dehydrogenase: MRAFVLTAPGAYEVQDLPAPVAGPGEVVVDVERVGVCGTDVEFFTGAMAYLHQGHSSYPMRLGHEWAGRVAAVGDGVDPGWLGRRVMGDTMLGCGRCRRCLRGHQHVCEVRREVGIRGGRAGALAEQLAVPASSLHALPDSVDAVLGALVEPGGNALRAAQATEPRPGDRALVLGPGTIGLLVAMFLRAAGAEVHLLGATDSSLAFARELGFAHVWTEAAVPDLPFDAVVDATNAARLPERALASVEPGGRVVYIGLAGEPSRIDTRALVLKDVTAVGVLSASPGLDATVRAYADGSVDPRPLVAATVGLDEVGPVLAGERPDGAGPGPKIHVDPRLIR, from the coding sequence ATGCGCGCGTTCGTCCTGACCGCCCCCGGCGCGTACGAGGTCCAGGACCTCCCGGCGCCGGTGGCGGGCCCCGGTGAGGTCGTCGTGGACGTGGAGCGGGTCGGGGTGTGCGGCACCGACGTGGAGTTCTTCACCGGCGCGATGGCCTATCTGCACCAGGGGCACTCCTCCTACCCGATGCGGCTCGGCCACGAGTGGGCCGGGCGGGTGGCGGCGGTCGGTGACGGCGTCGACCCCGGCTGGCTCGGCCGCCGGGTCATGGGCGACACGATGCTGGGCTGTGGCCGGTGCCGCCGCTGTCTCCGGGGCCATCAGCACGTGTGCGAGGTACGCCGGGAGGTCGGCATACGCGGGGGCCGGGCCGGTGCCCTCGCCGAGCAACTCGCGGTACCGGCCTCCTCGTTGCACGCTCTGCCCGACTCCGTCGACGCCGTGCTCGGCGCCCTCGTCGAGCCGGGCGGCAACGCCCTGCGCGCCGCGCAGGCCACCGAGCCACGCCCCGGGGACCGTGCCCTGGTGCTGGGCCCGGGGACGATCGGGCTGCTGGTCGCGATGTTCCTGCGTGCCGCCGGTGCGGAGGTCCATCTACTGGGCGCCACGGACAGCTCCCTCGCCTTCGCCCGCGAACTGGGCTTCGCGCACGTGTGGACGGAGGCTGCCGTCCCGGACCTGCCCTTCGACGCCGTCGTGGACGCCACGAACGCCGCCCGGCTGCCGGAGCGGGCCCTTGCGTCGGTGGAGCCGGGTGGCCGTGTCGTCTACATCGGGCTGGCCGGCGAGCCCAGCAGGATCGACACCCGCGCGCTCGTCCTCAAGGACGTGACGGCGGTGGGCGTCCTGTCCGCCTCCCCCGGCCTCGACGCCACCGTCCGCGCGTACGCCGACGGGTCGGTCGATCCCCGGCCGCTCGTCGCCGCCACCGTGGGCCTCGACGAGGTGGGCCCCGTGCTCGCCGGCGAGCGCCCGGACGGCGCCGGGCCCGGCCCCAAGATCCACGTCGACCCCCGGCTCATACGCTGA
- a CDS encoding threonine aldolase family protein, whose translation MNTTSSATARVFSSDNVAGTSPEIIEAMARAASGPALPYGADDSTAAVRRRLSDLFEREVDVLLVSTGSAANALSLAALTPPWGSVLCHRDSHINNDECGAPEFYTAGAKLVPLGGDDAKIDPRELRAAVRHKAGDVHSVEPSVVGVTQATETGAVYSLDELGTLGGITEEAGLRLHMDGARFAGAVASLGRTPAELTWRAGVDLLSFGATKNGTMTADAIVVFDRSLTPELSFRAKRAGQLAAKMRFQAAQLDAYLTDDLWLRNASHANAMAARLQEGLKAIPEVGLLGATDVNILFCRLPQQVTEGLLADGYAFYHDRWEPGVVRFVTSFATTPEDVDDLLRAVVRHAARPTVSV comes from the coding sequence ATGAACACCACGAGTTCCGCAACGGCACGCGTCTTCAGCAGCGACAACGTCGCCGGCACCTCCCCGGAGATCATCGAGGCCATGGCTCGGGCCGCCTCCGGCCCGGCCCTGCCCTACGGTGCCGACGACAGCACGGCAGCGGTCCGGCGCCGCCTGAGCGACCTCTTCGAGCGCGAGGTCGACGTACTGCTCGTCTCCACGGGGTCCGCCGCGAACGCGCTGAGCCTGGCCGCGCTGACCCCGCCCTGGGGCAGCGTGCTGTGCCACCGCGACAGCCACATCAACAACGACGAGTGCGGGGCGCCCGAGTTCTACACCGCGGGCGCCAAGCTCGTCCCGCTCGGCGGCGACGACGCCAAGATCGACCCCCGTGAACTGCGGGCGGCCGTACGGCACAAGGCCGGGGACGTGCACAGCGTGGAACCCTCGGTGGTCGGCGTCACCCAGGCCACGGAGACCGGGGCTGTCTACAGCCTCGACGAGCTCGGCACCCTGGGCGGGATCACCGAGGAGGCGGGGCTGCGGCTGCACATGGACGGTGCCCGGTTCGCCGGCGCCGTCGCCTCCCTGGGCCGCACTCCCGCCGAGCTGACCTGGCGGGCCGGAGTCGACCTGCTGTCCTTCGGCGCCACCAAGAACGGCACGATGACCGCCGACGCGATCGTCGTCTTCGACCGCTCCCTCACCCCGGAACTCTCCTTCCGCGCCAAGCGCGCGGGCCAGCTCGCCGCCAAGATGCGGTTCCAGGCCGCCCAGCTCGACGCCTATCTCACCGACGACCTGTGGCTGCGCAACGCGTCCCACGCCAATGCCATGGCCGCCCGGCTCCAGGAGGGGCTGAAGGCGATACCCGAGGTCGGCCTGCTCGGCGCGACCGACGTCAACATCCTCTTCTGCCGCCTGCCCCAGCAGGTCACCGAAGGCCTCCTGGCCGACGGGTACGCCTTCTACCACGACCGCTGGGAGCCGGGCGTCGTCCGCTTCGTGACGTCGTTCGCGACCACGCCGGAGGACGTCGACGACCTGCTCCGGGCCGTCGTCCGACACGCCGCCCGACCGACCGTCAGCGTATGA
- a CDS encoding TetR/AcrR family transcriptional regulator, translating into MPRHSPSLDRATPDRIAETALTLVDEGGPEALTFRALAARLGISLASLQRRCTDLAGLLDLCLDHLAARLPDAEPGADWATATEARFTALYRLLVAHPGLPTLRGTRPWLGPNLLARLVEPQLADSLAAGMSPQEAIAAYRRMYLLTLGSASFVDHRDPKPARAATRTALAALDPDTFPVLTGHLAAIVPAVTDHEIYYGALRQLIHAADPAGPTA; encoded by the coding sequence ATGCCCCGCCACTCCCCTTCCCTGGACCGCGCGACCCCGGACCGCATCGCCGAGACCGCCCTCACCCTGGTCGATGAGGGCGGACCCGAGGCGTTGACCTTCCGGGCGCTGGCCGCGCGGCTCGGTATCTCGCTGGCCTCCCTGCAGCGCCGGTGCACGGATCTGGCCGGTCTGCTGGATCTGTGCCTCGACCACCTGGCCGCCCGGCTGCCCGATGCCGAGCCGGGCGCGGACTGGGCGACGGCCACCGAGGCGCGGTTCACCGCCCTGTACCGGCTCCTCGTCGCCCACCCGGGCCTGCCGACCCTGCGCGGGACGCGCCCCTGGCTGGGCCCGAACCTGCTGGCCCGGCTGGTCGAGCCGCAGCTCGCCGACAGCCTCGCGGCAGGGATGAGCCCCCAGGAGGCGATCGCCGCGTACCGACGGATGTACCTGCTCACCCTCGGCAGCGCGAGCTTCGTCGACCACCGGGACCCGAAACCGGCCCGGGCGGCGACCCGTACCGCGCTCGCCGCGCTCGACCCGGACACGTTCCCCGTGCTGACCGGCCACCTGGCCGCGATCGTGCCCGCCGTGACCGACCACGAGATCTACTACGGCGCCCTGCGCCAGCTCATCCACGCGGCCGACCCGGCCGGGCCCACCGCCTAG
- a CDS encoding PP2C family protein-serine/threonine phosphatase codes for MTGSRRPRRTRPAEAFETIEPPGDAEVVIAVVSVTFLMEILGVLSGSEVWLLGLLVFLPGAASALGTVRQTRFVAAWTTLVVTVTVVLRNVDDGHWLDRLLLVLFTLALAVTSVYACHRRVRREHEMLRLRSTAVAMQRHILHPLPLVTDDVLVNGVYEPLHEDRLVGGDIYDVVASPWGTRVLIGDVQGKGLAAVGTAFAVIGAFREAAYREPTLTALVDALDAAVVRHNSYAEHTGDDERFVTALVIGVDAGAEAQAVNCGHVLPQVLHQGAVTTPQLDSGVPLGLAELAVEPTIVGWFPFPDGATVLLSTDGLTETRAVDGTFYPLDERVAEHLDLSPTELPEALYEDSRAFAGHGGHHDDVAVLTVRRSPAH; via the coding sequence ATGACCGGTAGCCGCCGACCCCGTCGGACGAGACCCGCCGAGGCCTTCGAGACCATCGAGCCCCCGGGCGACGCCGAAGTGGTCATCGCCGTGGTGTCGGTGACGTTCCTGATGGAGATCCTCGGGGTCCTCTCCGGGTCCGAGGTGTGGCTGCTCGGGCTCCTGGTGTTCCTGCCGGGGGCGGCGTCGGCGCTCGGCACCGTCCGGCAGACGCGCTTCGTCGCCGCGTGGACCACGCTCGTCGTCACCGTCACCGTGGTGCTGCGGAACGTCGACGACGGCCACTGGCTCGACCGTCTGCTCCTGGTCCTGTTCACCCTGGCCCTGGCCGTGACCTCCGTCTACGCCTGCCACCGGCGCGTCAGACGCGAGCACGAGATGCTGCGGCTGCGCTCCACCGCCGTGGCGATGCAGCGGCACATCCTGCACCCGCTCCCCCTCGTCACCGACGACGTCCTGGTCAACGGCGTCTACGAACCCCTGCACGAGGACCGGCTGGTCGGCGGCGACATCTACGACGTGGTCGCCTCGCCCTGGGGAACCCGGGTGCTGATCGGCGACGTACAGGGCAAGGGTCTGGCTGCCGTGGGCACCGCGTTCGCCGTCATCGGGGCCTTCCGCGAGGCGGCCTACCGGGAGCCGACGCTCACCGCGCTCGTCGACGCCCTGGACGCCGCCGTCGTCCGCCACAACTCCTACGCCGAACACACCGGCGACGACGAACGCTTCGTCACCGCCCTCGTCATCGGCGTCGACGCCGGCGCCGAGGCACAGGCCGTCAACTGCGGACACGTCCTGCCCCAGGTGCTGCACCAGGGCGCCGTCACCACGCCGCAACTGGACTCCGGTGTCCCGCTGGGGCTGGCCGAACTCGCCGTCGAACCGACGATCGTCGGCTGGTTCCCGTTCCCCGACGGCGCGACGGTGCTGCTGAGCACCGACGGTCTCACCGAGACCCGCGCTGTCGACGGCACGTTCTACCCGCTCGACGAGCGGGTGGCGGAACACCTCGACCTCTCCCCCACCGAACTGCCCGAGGCCCTGTACGAGGACTCCCGCGCGTTCGCCGGCCACGGCGGCCACCACGACGACGTCGCCGTCCTGACCGTCCGCCGCTCACCGGCTCACTGA
- a CDS encoding 3-hydroxybutyryl-CoA dehydrogenase translates to MSTIQRIGVVGCGTMGSGIAHVCALAGVDVRVAAASPESLARGRARLTGSLDKALGKGRITDRDHENALARVSYTSDLADLADRQLVIESISEDESAKRELFARLDRVLQDPEAVLASNTSSLSVLRLARATADVGRVIGVHFFNPAPALPLVELVPTLLTHEKTAVRVEEFLTDVLGKRVIRSPDRAGFTVNALLVPYLLAAVRMVESGHASAETVDDAMTLGCSHPMGPLRLADLIGLDVVASIAEALHEEFREPHYAPPPFLRRLVEAGLLGRKTGRGFYDYAR, encoded by the coding sequence ATGAGCACCATCCAGAGGATCGGCGTCGTCGGCTGCGGCACCATGGGCTCGGGCATCGCCCACGTCTGTGCCCTCGCCGGAGTCGACGTCAGGGTCGCGGCGGCTTCACCCGAATCGCTCGCCAGGGGCAGGGCACGGCTCACCGGATCGCTCGACAAGGCGCTGGGCAAGGGCCGGATCACCGACCGGGACCACGAGAACGCCCTCGCCCGGGTGTCGTACACCAGCGACCTGGCGGATCTCGCGGACCGGCAGCTGGTCATCGAGTCGATCAGCGAGGACGAGTCCGCCAAACGCGAGCTGTTCGCACGGCTGGACCGGGTGCTCCAGGACCCCGAAGCCGTCCTCGCCTCCAACACCTCCTCCCTGTCGGTACTCAGACTGGCCCGGGCCACCGCCGATGTCGGCCGGGTGATCGGTGTCCACTTCTTCAACCCGGCGCCCGCTCTGCCGCTGGTGGAGCTGGTCCCCACCCTCCTCACCCACGAGAAGACCGCGGTCCGGGTCGAGGAGTTCCTGACGGACGTACTCGGCAAGCGCGTCATCCGGTCCCCGGACCGCGCGGGCTTCACGGTCAACGCCCTGCTCGTCCCGTACCTCCTGGCCGCGGTACGCATGGTGGAGTCGGGCCACGCCTCGGCGGAGACCGTGGACGACGCGATGACGCTCGGCTGCTCCCACCCGATGGGCCCGCTGCGGCTCGCCGACCTCATCGGACTGGACGTGGTCGCCTCCATCGCGGAAGCCCTCCACGAGGAGTTCCGGGAGCCGCACTACGCCCCGCCACCGTTCCTGCGACGCCTGGTCGAGGCCGGCCTGCTGGGCCGCAAGACGGGCAGGGGCTTCTACGACTACGCCCGGTGA
- the ccrA gene encoding crotonyl-CoA carboxylase/reductase: MDPLAEAVLAGAPPERLAKEPLPSEYTAVHLHAEDLDVFGDAADRDVRRTLRVGPVPMPELAVDEVLIAVMASSINYNTVWSATFEPVPTFNFLRKLGRQGGSAARHDLPQHVVGSDAAGVVVRTGEGVRRWQVGDHVVVSCVQVDDQEPATHADGMLGAEQRIWGFETNFGGLAHYAVVRASQLLPKPAHLTWEEAASTMLCAATSYRMLVSDRGARIKQGDIVLIWGATGGLGAYAVQLVKNGGGIAVGVVSTEEKARRARALGCDVVINRADIGLDGDLGDDPDASIEAGKRLGRIIRAETGEDPHVVFDYIGKATFGISVFVVRRGGTVVTCGSSTGYQHRFDNRYLWMHLKRIVGSHAANLQEQAECNRLFGLGHLVPVLSTVHPLTEAAEAARLVQTNRHTGKVGVLCLAPRPGLGVTDQAMRDRVGEDRLNLLRDTDEPAKGTRR; encoded by the coding sequence ATGGACCCCTTGGCCGAAGCGGTGCTAGCCGGCGCGCCCCCGGAACGGCTGGCGAAGGAACCCCTGCCCAGCGAGTACACCGCCGTCCACCTGCATGCCGAGGACCTGGACGTGTTCGGCGACGCCGCCGACAGAGACGTACGCCGCACCCTGCGGGTCGGCCCGGTGCCGATGCCGGAACTGGCCGTGGACGAAGTACTGATCGCGGTGATGGCCAGCTCGATCAACTACAACACCGTCTGGTCGGCGACCTTCGAACCGGTGCCGACCTTCAACTTCCTGCGCAAACTGGGCCGTCAGGGCGGCTCGGCCGCCCGCCACGACCTGCCCCAGCACGTCGTCGGATCGGACGCCGCCGGAGTCGTCGTCCGGACCGGTGAAGGAGTACGGCGCTGGCAGGTGGGCGACCACGTCGTCGTCAGCTGCGTCCAGGTGGACGACCAGGAACCCGCCACCCACGCCGACGGCATGCTCGGCGCCGAGCAGCGCATCTGGGGCTTCGAGACGAACTTCGGCGGACTGGCCCACTACGCGGTGGTCCGGGCCAGCCAGCTGCTCCCCAAGCCGGCCCACCTCACCTGGGAGGAGGCCGCCTCCACGATGCTGTGCGCCGCCACCTCCTACCGGATGCTGGTCAGTGACCGGGGCGCCCGTATCAAGCAGGGCGACATCGTGCTGATCTGGGGCGCCACCGGCGGACTCGGCGCCTACGCCGTCCAACTGGTCAAGAACGGCGGCGGCATCGCCGTGGGCGTGGTCAGCACGGAGGAGAAGGCCCGGCGGGCGCGGGCGCTCGGCTGCGACGTCGTCATCAACCGCGCCGACATCGGCCTGGACGGCGATCTCGGCGACGACCCGGACGCGAGCATCGAGGCAGGCAAACGCCTCGGCAGGATCATCCGCGCCGAGACCGGCGAGGACCCGCACGTCGTGTTCGACTACATCGGCAAGGCCACGTTCGGCATCTCCGTCTTCGTCGTCCGCCGCGGCGGGACCGTCGTCACCTGCGGATCGAGCACCGGCTATCAACACCGCTTCGACAACCGGTACTTGTGGATGCACCTCAAACGGATCGTGGGCAGCCACGCCGCGAACCTCCAGGAACAGGCGGAGTGCAACCGGCTGTTCGGCCTCGGCCACCTCGTTCCGGTCCTCTCCACCGTCCACCCGCTCACCGAGGCGGCCGAGGCCGCCCGGCTCGTCCAGACCAACCGGCACACCGGCAAGGTCGGCGTGCTGTGCCTGGCCCCCCGCCCGGGACTCGGAGTGACCGACCAGGCCATGCGGGACCGTGTCGGCGAGGACCGGCTGAACCTGCTGCGCGACACGGACGAACCGGCGAAGGGGACACGGCGATGA
- a CDS encoding AfsR/SARP family transcriptional regulator, producing the protein MPAARQRVILAALVLNANRVVPVDNIASFVWDGTPPPSAAATIRTYVMRLRQVLGKAGRARITTRAPGYLIELDEDETDLGRFTAHRKTADALVQAGRTSEAVEELRKALALWRHDPLMDVPSRTLHDVEASHLQRLHLQTRIWRVDLDLELQRHAEILPELWQMVREHPLHEGLIGRLMLALFRSGQQPEALDLFQRTRAALIDQLGTEPGSELRAVQRRILCAEDEPPRHRADSEQRPDGYGGPGRPWPGWPTPAQLPQGVTDFTARTDETTELGRLLRDKAPAAGPATTVVITGAGGIGKTALALHTAHSVRGDFTDGQVFADLEGSTAHPAEPAEVLTRLLVGLGVPDVAVPRTMANRTSLFRSLVADRRMLIVLDDAVNAAQVRPLVPGTGGSRVIVTSRHRLADLEGAHDVTLDAFDEDASLALLERFTGRPRIDAERAAARRLVEACAGVPLALRIVGSRLRSRPRRSLGALAHRLLEQRSLLDELHLGDLSVRTGLDAAYATLRDRSVHGIDLAGAFRRLGAGNLPYVRGETAAALLGCSEENAEDVLDVLVDAHLLREHDHSRYHLDALVRAYARERADAEECLEHRVDTLRCLLRWYQHTLDRSGRPSRPGEPERTYVLRPSAMGWTDDDRAGLVEALTEADRTGAELIGRQLVAELRARLPLVAAPRAAEVTPDRRESA; encoded by the coding sequence GTGCCCGCCGCGAGGCAGCGCGTGATTCTCGCCGCCCTCGTGCTCAACGCGAACCGAGTGGTCCCGGTGGACAACATCGCGAGCTTTGTCTGGGACGGCACACCGCCGCCCAGCGCCGCCGCCACGATCCGCACCTATGTCATGAGGTTGCGTCAGGTCCTGGGCAAGGCCGGGAGAGCGAGGATCACCACTCGCGCCCCCGGCTATCTGATCGAGCTGGACGAGGACGAGACCGACCTCGGCCGGTTCACCGCCCACCGCAAGACGGCCGACGCGCTGGTCCAGGCGGGCCGGACCTCCGAAGCCGTCGAGGAACTCCGCAAGGCGCTCGCCCTGTGGCGCCACGATCCGCTGATGGACGTACCCTCGCGCACCCTCCATGACGTGGAGGCCTCCCATCTGCAGCGACTCCACCTGCAGACCCGTATCTGGCGCGTGGACCTCGACCTCGAACTGCAGCGCCACGCCGAGATCCTGCCCGAGCTCTGGCAGATGGTGCGGGAACACCCGCTCCACGAAGGGCTCATCGGCCGCCTCATGCTGGCCCTGTTCCGCTCCGGCCAGCAGCCGGAGGCCCTCGACCTGTTCCAGCGGACCCGCGCCGCGCTGATCGACCAGCTCGGCACCGAGCCCGGCTCCGAACTGCGGGCCGTCCAGCGGCGCATCCTGTGCGCCGAGGACGAACCGCCGCGGCACCGGGCCGACTCCGAGCAGCGCCCCGACGGATACGGCGGCCCCGGCAGGCCCTGGCCCGGCTGGCCCACCCCCGCCCAACTGCCCCAGGGCGTCACCGACTTCACCGCCCGCACCGACGAGACCACCGAGCTGGGACGGCTGCTGCGGGACAAGGCGCCCGCCGCGGGCCCGGCCACGACGGTGGTGATCACCGGCGCCGGCGGAATCGGCAAGACCGCACTGGCCCTGCACACGGCCCACTCGGTGCGCGGCGACTTCACCGACGGGCAGGTCTTCGCGGACCTGGAGGGCAGCACCGCACATCCCGCCGAACCCGCCGAGGTCCTCACCCGGTTACTCGTCGGACTGGGCGTGCCCGATGTCGCGGTGCCGAGGACCATGGCCAACCGGACCTCTCTCTTCCGCTCCCTGGTCGCCGACCGCCGGATGCTCATCGTGCTCGACGACGCCGTGAACGCCGCCCAGGTCCGCCCGCTCGTCCCCGGCACCGGCGGCAGCCGGGTGATCGTCACCAGCCGCCACCGGCTCGCGGACCTCGAAGGCGCGCACGACGTCACCCTCGACGCGTTCGACGAGGACGCCTCACTGGCACTCCTGGAACGGTTCACCGGCCGCCCGCGCATCGACGCCGAACGCGCCGCCGCCCGCCGGCTCGTCGAAGCCTGCGCCGGGGTCCCGCTGGCCCTGCGCATCGTCGGCAGCCGCCTGCGCTCACGACCCCGCCGCAGCCTCGGCGCCCTCGCCCACCGCCTGCTCGAACAGCGGAGCCTGCTCGACGAACTGCACCTCGGCGACCTGTCGGTGCGCACCGGCCTGGACGCCGCGTACGCCACCCTGCGCGACCGTTCCGTACACGGCATCGACCTCGCCGGGGCCTTCCGCAGACTCGGCGCCGGCAATCTGCCGTACGTCCGCGGCGAGACGGCGGCGGCGCTGCTGGGCTGCTCCGAGGAGAACGCCGAGGACGTCCTCGACGTGCTCGTCGACGCCCATCTGCTGCGCGAGCACGACCACTCCCGCTACCACCTGGACGCCCTGGTCCGGGCGTACGCCCGTGAACGCGCCGACGCCGAGGAGTGCCTCGAACACCGCGTGGACACACTGCGCTGCCTGCTCCGGTGGTACCAGCACACCCTCGACCGAAGCGGCCGCCCGTCCCGGCCGGGGGAACCGGAGCGGACGTACGTACTGCGTCCCTCGGCCATGGGGTGGACGGACGACGACCGCGCGGGACTCGTCGAGGCCCTCACCGAGGCGGACCGGACGGGCGCCGAACTGATCGGCCGCCAACTGGTCGCCGAACTACGAGCACGCCTACCACTGGTCGCCGCGCCCCGGGCCGCGGAGGTGACCCCGGACAGGCGTGAGTCGGCCTAG
- a CDS encoding 4'-phosphopantetheinyl transferase family protein, giving the protein MIDQLLPPAVASAWAREDRTDVPLYPEEEAALGDAVDKRRREYTTVRACARSAFTQLGLEPAPVVPGHRGAPRWPDGLVGSMTHCAGYRAAAVARAADIVAVGIDAEPHQALPDGVLEAVARPEERSWIAGPGSGAGVWWDRLLFGAKEAVFKVWYPLTGRELDFGEATVTFHPREIGPGHASGVFAVRLLVPAPRRLDELSGRWLVRDGLSLAAVVLPAAAPGQG; this is encoded by the coding sequence ATGATCGACCAACTGCTGCCCCCCGCCGTCGCCTCCGCCTGGGCCAGGGAGGACCGCACCGACGTCCCCCTGTACCCGGAGGAGGAAGCGGCACTCGGCGACGCCGTCGACAAGCGCCGCCGGGAGTACACCACCGTACGGGCCTGTGCCCGCAGCGCCTTCACCCAACTCGGCCTGGAACCGGCCCCGGTCGTCCCCGGACACCGAGGGGCTCCGCGGTGGCCGGACGGCCTGGTCGGCAGCATGACGCACTGCGCCGGCTACCGGGCCGCCGCCGTCGCCCGGGCGGCCGACATCGTTGCCGTGGGGATCGACGCCGAACCCCACCAGGCCCTGCCGGACGGGGTGCTCGAAGCCGTGGCCCGGCCCGAGGAACGCTCCTGGATCGCCGGGCCCGGCAGCGGCGCCGGCGTGTGGTGGGACCGGCTCCTGTTCGGCGCCAAGGAAGCCGTCTTCAAGGTCTGGTACCCGCTCACGGGCCGCGAACTGGATTTCGGCGAGGCCACTGTCACCTTCCACCCCCGGGAAATCGGCCCGGGGCACGCGTCGGGCGTCTTCGCCGTCCGGCTGCTGGTGCCGGCTCCTCGCAGACTCGACGAACTCTCCGGCCGCTGGCTGGTGCGGGACGGGTTGTCCCTCGCCGCCGTCGTGCTGCCGGCCGCGGCCCCCGGACAGGGCTGA